The following are encoded in a window of Salinibacter grassmerensis genomic DNA:
- the pstC gene encoding phosphate ABC transporter permease subunit PstC, whose product MSTPTSSPPKPANDETTADRPAQDLRQQVYDSPKEKLIEYVLGACALVSVLTTLGIAAVLVIESIPFFQTVALTEFFGDTQWTPQFSEKHFGIWALLAGTLLVTVISAVVALPVGLASAIFISEYASKWVRKVLKPSLELLAGVPTVVYGYFALTFVTPLLQTVVPGLGVYNALSAGVVVGIMIIPMVASLSEDALQAVPDSLSQAAYALGATKYETVVRVNVPAAFSGIMASFILAVSRAIGETMIVTLAAGATPKATLDPTQSIQTMTAFIVQVSKGDTPQGTIVYQSIFAVGLMLFLITLALNIFANRITLHYQEEY is encoded by the coding sequence ATGAGCACGCCCACTTCTTCCCCCCCAAAACCCGCGAACGACGAGACGACGGCCGACCGGCCGGCCCAGGATCTGCGCCAGCAGGTCTACGATAGCCCGAAAGAAAAGCTCATTGAGTACGTGCTCGGGGCGTGCGCCCTCGTCAGTGTGCTCACGACGCTCGGGATTGCGGCCGTCCTGGTCATCGAGTCGATTCCATTTTTCCAGACGGTGGCCCTGACGGAATTCTTTGGGGACACCCAATGGACGCCTCAGTTTTCGGAGAAGCACTTCGGCATCTGGGCCCTGCTGGCAGGCACGTTGCTCGTAACCGTAATTTCGGCGGTGGTGGCCCTTCCCGTGGGCCTTGCCAGTGCCATCTTCATTTCGGAATACGCCTCCAAATGGGTCCGGAAGGTTCTGAAGCCGAGCCTGGAGTTGCTGGCCGGCGTGCCGACCGTCGTGTACGGGTACTTTGCCCTCACCTTCGTCACCCCACTCCTGCAGACGGTCGTTCCAGGCCTCGGCGTCTATAACGCTCTCAGCGCAGGCGTTGTCGTCGGAATTATGATTATTCCGATGGTGGCCTCCCTCAGCGAAGATGCCCTTCAGGCCGTCCCCGATAGCCTCTCGCAGGCGGCCTACGCCCTCGGGGCCACGAAGTACGAGACGGTGGTGCGCGTGAACGTGCCTGCTGCCTTCAGCGGCATCATGGCGAGCTTTATTCTGGCGGTAAGCCGAGCCATCGGGGAGACCATGATCGTGACCCTGGCGGCGGGAGCGACCCCGAAGGCGACCCTCGACCCTACGCAGTCCATTCAGACCATGACAGCCTTTATCGTGCAGGTGAGCAAGGGGGACACGCCACAGGGGACGATCGTCTACCAGAGCATCTTTGCCGTCGGCCTGATGCTCTTCCTGATCACCCTTGCCCTAAACATCTTTGCCAACCGCATCACCCTTCACTACCAGGAGGAGTACTGA